Proteins from a genomic interval of Rosa chinensis cultivar Old Blush chromosome 2, RchiOBHm-V2, whole genome shotgun sequence:
- the LOC112187745 gene encoding probable pectinesterase/pectinesterase inhibitor 12 isoform X2: MASSIPKVLLQFLLLCIIFFSTSKALCNSSSSSSSSSTTNTLNPHLSSIKSFCKSTPYPDVCFDSLKLSISINISPNILTYLLQSLQIALSEATKLSDLFYKAGLYSNIVEKQKGAIQDCKDLHQITLSSIKRSVSGVKSSNNKKLRDARAYLSAALTNKNTCLEGLESASGPMKPTLVSSLTSTYKYVSNSLSALKSQVPNPKGRKNRRLLGVPTWISWRDRRILESSGDEYDPSEMLTVSADGSGNFTTISGAVNFAPNNSYDRTIIYVKEGVYDENVEIPSWKTNIVLLGDGSGITVITGNRSNADGWTTFRSATVAVSGEGFLARDISIENRAGPEKHQAVALRVNADLAALYKCAFSGYQDTMYVHSFRQFYRECDISGTIDYIFGNAAVVIQDCNIISKMPMPGQFTVITAQARDSEEEDTGISIQNCSIVAADDLYANKDSVKSYLGRPWRVYSRTVFLESYIDDFIDPSGWTNWSGDLGLDTLYYGEFENYGPGSGTESRVNWTGYHIMDYYDASNFTVSEFIAGDEWLQSTSFPYDDGIDGI; this comes from the exons ATGGCTTCCTCCATCCCAAAAGTGCTTTTGCAGTTTTTGCTTCTTTGTATAATCTTCTTCTCAACAAGTAAGGCTCtctgcaa ttcttcttcttcttcttcttcttcatcaacaACTAATACTCTCAATCCCCATTTGTCTTCCATTAAATCCTTCTGCAAGTCCACTCCCTACCCCGATGTCTGTTTCGACTCACTGAAGCTCTCAATCTCCATCAACATCTCCCCCAACATCCTCACTTACCTCCTCCAATCCCTCCAAATCGCGCTATCCGAAGCCACAAAGCTCTCCGATCTTTTCTACAAGGCAGGACTTTACTCCAACATTGTTGAGAAACAAAAGGGAGCAATCCAGGACTGCAAAGACCTCCACCAGATCACACTCTCTTCCATAAAACGATCAGTTTCTGGAGTCAAGTCTTCGAACAACAAGAAACTAAGGGATGCAAGAGCCTATCTCAGTGCTGCCCTCACAAACAAGAACACATGCTTGGAAGGCTTGGAGTCTGCTTCTGGTCCTATGAAGCCAACCCTGGTCAGCTCCTTAACTAGTACATACAAGTATGTTAGCAACTCTCTTTCTGCTCTCAAGAGTCAAGTGCCTAATCCAAAAGGCCGTAAAAACCGGCGTCTGTTGGGAGTTCCGACATGGATTTCTTGGAGAGATCGCCGGATTCTGGAGAGCTCGGGTGACGAATATGACCCGAGTGAAATGCTGACAGTATCTGCAGATGGTAGTGGGAACTTCACCACCATCAGTGGTGCTGTTAATTTTGCTCCAAATAATAGTTACGACAGGACTATCATCTATGTCAAAGAAGGGGTTTATGATGAAAATGTGGAAATCCCAAGCTGGAAGACAAACATTGTTCTTCTTGGAGATGGAAGTGGCATCACTGTCATCACTGGTAACAGAAGCAATGCTGATGGTTGGACCACTTTCAGATCTGCAACAGTAG CTGTATCTGGGGAAGGCTTTCTGGCAAGAGACATAAGTATTGAAAACAGAGCAGGACCAGAGAAGCACCAAGCAGTTGCATTGAGAGTAAATGCAGACCTTGCTGCATTGTACAAGTGCGCCTTCAGCGGTTACCAAGACACAATGTATGTGCACTCTTTCAGACAGTTTTATAGAGAGTGTGATATCTCAGGGACCATAGACTACATATTTGGTAACGCCGCTGTGGTAATCCAAGATTGCAACATTATATCCAAGATGCCAATGCCGGGACAGTTCACCGTTATCACAGCACAAGCCAGGGACTCCGAAGAGGAGGATACCGGAATCTCAATACAGAATTGTTCAATTGTGGCTGCTGATGACTTGTACGCCAACAAGGACAGTGTCAAAAGTTACTTAGGCCGGCCGTGGAGGGTATACTCTAGGACAGTTTTCCTAGAGTCCTACATTGATGACTTCATTGACCCCAGTGGGTGGACAAATTGGTCTGGGGACCTAGGCTTGGACACTTTGTACTATGGAGAGTTTGAAAATTATGGACCTGGTTCAGGGACGGAGAGTAGAGTAAACTGGACAGGGTATCATATTATGGATTACTATGATGCATCAAATTTCACAGTATCAGAGTTCATTGCAGGTGATGAATGGCTGCAGTCCACTTCATTTCCTTATGATGATGGGATTGATGGCATCTGA
- the LOC112187744 gene encoding putative pectinesterase/pectinesterase inhibitor 45 produces MAFQDFDQITERRKTENARKLKRRIIIAVVAVILLVGIIVAAIVIVNKMKTDKATKKASKPAPAPPKPTEDPPTQDPTKNETSTSSKIVQQMCGSTDYKDRCKEVFKNTKDPISKPKEVIKTAISGASDEAKSAFTKASELTFDKEEDKEAFEDCKALFDNAKEELEESVDQVGNSTTSGKMRTGVLNSWLSAVISYQQTCIDGFPDGDVKSKMSETLEATKELTSNSLAMISLLSELKVPGSGGSSGSSRRLLAQDKDGFPSWLTHEERRVLKKNDEKPTPNVTVAKDGSGNYKSISEALSAMPEKYEGRYIIYVKEGVYDETVNVTKKMPNLTIYGDGSQKSIITGNKNNADGVKLFNTATFVALGEGFIAKSMGFRNTAGREKQQAVAARVLGDRAIFLNCRFEGYQNTLFVQAHRQFYKSCVVSGTVDFIFGDAAATFQNCIIYIRKPKENQQNIVTAQGRTDKHETTGIVLHNCKILPDKEFESEKSQFKSYLGRPWKEYSRTIVMESTIEDVIDQDGWTEMDGDFGKKTLFYGEYNNNGPRSNTDNRVKWPGYKVLNKDEAMAFTVGPFLKGNAWLKNLNGVPVRFGLFGN; encoded by the exons ATGGCATTCCAGGATTTTGACCAGATAACTGAGCGCCGAAAGACCGAGAATGCCCGTAAGCTCAAGAGGAGGATTATCATCGCAGTTGTTGCAGTCATCCTCCTCGTTGGAATTATCGTTGCAGCCATAGTGATTGTGAACAAAATGAAGACGGACAAGGCAACCAAAAAAGCTAGCAAACCTGCTCCAGCACCACCAAAGCCCACGGAAGATCCACCCACCCAAGATCCAACCAAGAATGAGACATCAACTTCTAGCAAGATTGTACAGCAGATGTGCGGGTCAACTGATTACAAGGACAGGTGCAAGGAAGTCTTCAAAAATACAAAGGACCCCATATCTAAACCCAAAGAAGTCATCAAGACCGCCATCTCTGGAGCCTCGGATGAGGCCAAGAGTGCCTTTACCAAAGCCAGCGAGCTCACTTTTGACAAAGAGGAAGACAAGGAAGCCTTTGAGGATTGCAAGGCACTATTTGACAATGCCAAGGAAGAATTAGAAGAATCCGTGGATCAAGTTGGCAACAGTACCACTTCCGGGAAAATGAGAACCGGTGTCTTGAACAGTTGGTTGAGTGCGGTCATATCATACCAGCAAACATGCATTGATGGGTTTCCTGATGGAGATGTGAAGTCTAAAATGTCGGAGACCTTGGAGGCCACCAAGGAGCTCACTAGCAATTCCCTTGCCATGATTTCACTACTTTCCGAATTAAAGGTACCTGGCAGTGGAGGATCATCAGGTTCATCACGTCGTCTTCTGGCACAGGACAAGGATGGCTTTCCTTCCTGGCTGACCCATGAGGAGCGACGGGTGTTGAAGAAAAACGATGAAAAGCCCACACCCAATGTCACCGTGGCAAAAGATGGCAGTGGGAACTACAAATCCATTAGTGAAGCATTGTCGGCCATGCCTGAAAAATACGAAGGAAG GTATATCATCTATGTTAAAGAAGGAGTCTATGATGAGACTGTGAATGTGACAAAGAAGATGCCAAATCTTACCATATATGGTGATGGATCACAAAAGAGCATCATCACTGGGAATAAGAACAATGCAGACGGAGTTAAGCTGTTCAACACTGCAACTTTTG TGGCCTTAGGAGAAGGTTTCATTGCAAAGTCCATGGGATTCAGAAACACAGCTGGTCGTGAAAAGCAACAGGCAGTGGCAGCCAGAGTCCTAGGAGACCGTGCTATTTTCCTCAACTGCCGATTTGAAGGgtaccaaaacacattatttgtACAGGCTCATCGGCAATTCTATAAAAGCTGTGTTGTTTCCGGCACCGTTGATTTTATCTTCGGTGATGCTGCTGCTACCTTCCAGAACTGCATAATTTATATCCGGAAACCTAAGGAAAACCAACAGAACATAGTTACAGCCCAAGGAAGAACCGACAAACATGAAACCACGGGAATAGTGTTGCACAATTGCAAAATCTTACCGGACAAAGAATTTGAGTCTGAGAAATCCCAATTCAAGAGTTACCTTGGGAGGCCGTGGAAGGAGTACTCAAGAACCATAGTGATGGAGTCTACAATAGAGGATGTGATTGACCAAGATGGATGGACTGAAATGGATGGAGACTTTGGAAAAAAGACTCTATTTTATGGTGAGTATAACAACAACGGACCCAGGTCCAATACTGATAACAGAGTGAAATGGCCTGGCTACAAGGTCCTTAATAAGGATGAGGCTATGGCTTTTACTGTAGGTCCTTTCTTGAAAGGGAATGCTTGGCTCAAGAATCTCAATGGTGTTCCTGTTCGATTTGGCTTATTTGGTAACTAG
- the LOC112187745 gene encoding probable pectinesterase/pectinesterase inhibitor 12 isoform X1 — protein sequence MASSIPKVLLQFLLLCIIFFSTSKALCNSSSSSSSSSSSSSSSSSSSSTTNTLNPHLSSIKSFCKSTPYPDVCFDSLKLSISINISPNILTYLLQSLQIALSEATKLSDLFYKAGLYSNIVEKQKGAIQDCKDLHQITLSSIKRSVSGVKSSNNKKLRDARAYLSAALTNKNTCLEGLESASGPMKPTLVSSLTSTYKYVSNSLSALKSQVPNPKGRKNRRLLGVPTWISWRDRRILESSGDEYDPSEMLTVSADGSGNFTTISGAVNFAPNNSYDRTIIYVKEGVYDENVEIPSWKTNIVLLGDGSGITVITGNRSNADGWTTFRSATVAVSGEGFLARDISIENRAGPEKHQAVALRVNADLAALYKCAFSGYQDTMYVHSFRQFYRECDISGTIDYIFGNAAVVIQDCNIISKMPMPGQFTVITAQARDSEEEDTGISIQNCSIVAADDLYANKDSVKSYLGRPWRVYSRTVFLESYIDDFIDPSGWTNWSGDLGLDTLYYGEFENYGPGSGTESRVNWTGYHIMDYYDASNFTVSEFIAGDEWLQSTSFPYDDGIDGI from the exons ATGGCTTCCTCCATCCCAAAAGTGCTTTTGCAGTTTTTGCTTCTTTGTATAATCTTCTTCTCAACAAGTAAGGCTCtctgcaattcttcttcttcttcttcttcttcttcttcttcttcttcttcttcttcttcttcttcatcaacaACTAATACTCTCAATCCCCATTTGTCTTCCATTAAATCCTTCTGCAAGTCCACTCCCTACCCCGATGTCTGTTTCGACTCACTGAAGCTCTCAATCTCCATCAACATCTCCCCCAACATCCTCACTTACCTCCTCCAATCCCTCCAAATCGCGCTATCCGAAGCCACAAAGCTCTCCGATCTTTTCTACAAGGCAGGACTTTACTCCAACATTGTTGAGAAACAAAAGGGAGCAATCCAGGACTGCAAAGACCTCCACCAGATCACACTCTCTTCCATAAAACGATCAGTTTCTGGAGTCAAGTCTTCGAACAACAAGAAACTAAGGGATGCAAGAGCCTATCTCAGTGCTGCCCTCACAAACAAGAACACATGCTTGGAAGGCTTGGAGTCTGCTTCTGGTCCTATGAAGCCAACCCTGGTCAGCTCCTTAACTAGTACATACAAGTATGTTAGCAACTCTCTTTCTGCTCTCAAGAGTCAAGTGCCTAATCCAAAAGGCCGTAAAAACCGGCGTCTGTTGGGAGTTCCGACATGGATTTCTTGGAGAGATCGCCGGATTCTGGAGAGCTCGGGTGACGAATATGACCCGAGTGAAATGCTGACAGTATCTGCAGATGGTAGTGGGAACTTCACCACCATCAGTGGTGCTGTTAATTTTGCTCCAAATAATAGTTACGACAGGACTATCATCTATGTCAAAGAAGGGGTTTATGATGAAAATGTGGAAATCCCAAGCTGGAAGACAAACATTGTTCTTCTTGGAGATGGAAGTGGCATCACTGTCATCACTGGTAACAGAAGCAATGCTGATGGTTGGACCACTTTCAGATCTGCAACAGTAG CTGTATCTGGGGAAGGCTTTCTGGCAAGAGACATAAGTATTGAAAACAGAGCAGGACCAGAGAAGCACCAAGCAGTTGCATTGAGAGTAAATGCAGACCTTGCTGCATTGTACAAGTGCGCCTTCAGCGGTTACCAAGACACAATGTATGTGCACTCTTTCAGACAGTTTTATAGAGAGTGTGATATCTCAGGGACCATAGACTACATATTTGGTAACGCCGCTGTGGTAATCCAAGATTGCAACATTATATCCAAGATGCCAATGCCGGGACAGTTCACCGTTATCACAGCACAAGCCAGGGACTCCGAAGAGGAGGATACCGGAATCTCAATACAGAATTGTTCAATTGTGGCTGCTGATGACTTGTACGCCAACAAGGACAGTGTCAAAAGTTACTTAGGCCGGCCGTGGAGGGTATACTCTAGGACAGTTTTCCTAGAGTCCTACATTGATGACTTCATTGACCCCAGTGGGTGGACAAATTGGTCTGGGGACCTAGGCTTGGACACTTTGTACTATGGAGAGTTTGAAAATTATGGACCTGGTTCAGGGACGGAGAGTAGAGTAAACTGGACAGGGTATCATATTATGGATTACTATGATGCATCAAATTTCACAGTATCAGAGTTCATTGCAGGTGATGAATGGCTGCAGTCCACTTCATTTCCTTATGATGATGGGATTGATGGCATCTGA